ACGGCGACGCGCTCGGCTTCGGCGTCTTCGTTGCGGCAGCGGATCACACGGATTTCGTCGCCATGGCCCATCTCGCTCCACAGCTGCTTTTCGAAGGCATGCGGGTTGTTTGAGATCAGCACGTTGGCGCAGCGCAAAATACGGCTGGTGGAGCGGTAGTTCTGCTCCAGCATTACCACTTTCAGGGACGGATAGTCATCCTTGAGCAGCATCAGGTTTTCGGGGCGAGCACCGCGCCAAGCGTAGATTGACTGGTCGTCGTCGCCCACTACGGTGAACTGGCAACGCGTACCGATCAGCAGCTTCACCATCAAATACTGGCTGGCGTTGGTGTCCTGATATTCGTCCACCAACAGATAGCGGACCTTGTTCTGCCACTTTTCGAGAATGTCGGCGTTGTCTTCGAACAGCTTTACCGGCAACAGGATCAAGTCGTCGAAATCCACCGCGTTGTACGCTTTTAGCGTGCGCTGGTAGTGGGTGTAGACGATAGCGGCGGTTTGTTCTTTGGGGTTGCGCGCGTTGGTCAGCGCTTCAGGGGGGAGGATCAGGTCGTTTTTCCACGAGCCAATCATGTTCTTGATCTCGTCGACGCCGTCTTCGCCCGAGTATTCCTTCTGCATGATGTCGGTCATCAGCGCTTTGACATCGGTCTCGTCAAAGATCGAAAAGCCCGGTTTGTAACCTAAACGTACATGCTCCTTGCGGATGATGTTCAAGCCCAGGTTGTGAAACGTCGACACCGTCAAGCCACGTCCTTCGCCACCTTTGAGCAGCGTACCGACGCGCTCTTTCATCTCGCGTGCGGCTTTGTTGGTGAAGGTCATGGCGACGATGTATTGCGCTCGGATACCGCAGTTCTGCACCAGATGGGCGATTTTGCGTGTGATCACGCTGGTCTTGCCGGAACCCGCACCGGCGAGCACCAAAAGAGGGCCGCCGACGTAGTTCACGGCTTCTTGTTGCCGGGGATTGAGTCGGGACATGACGAAAAGGGAGTCGCTTGCGAAATGGGTGTGCATTTTAACAGGCTCGGCGGTTTGTGCAGTGACCGTCTGACATGTGATGCAGCAAGCTATCTATATTTCGCCGTTTTGTTACATTTGCGCATCACGCGGCGAGAAGCCGCGTTTGACGACCCTCGTTCGAGGGGCGCCAACGTCTTCTGTTTGTGTAGGGAGCTAGCTTGTCTACGCCTGTCGAACCCTTGCGTTTGCTGCTTCTGGCCGAAACGCCGGAATGGTCAGCGTTGTTACGCGAGTGCCTGGCTCCACTGGGAGAAACCACTGTCCTCGTCTGCGTGCCGGACTGGGGATCTGTCGGCGACCCACTGGACATCCCGCACAACACTGTTCTGTTCACCACGCCGTTGATGCAGCCGGCAGCCGGCCAATGCAAATTGCCCGTCGTGCTGTTGCTCGACGCCCAGCCTGACTGCGAGCCGCTGGGTGTTGCCGACTGGCTCGTGCGTGACTCCCTTGATGCAAACAGCATGCGAAGTTGCCTGCGTCATGTGCGCGAGCGGGGCTTGCTGGAAAACACGCTGCAACGCCTAGCCGAGCAGGACCCGCTGACAGGCATCGCCAATCGTCAGGGGTTTCAGACACTGCTGGCAGCACGTCTGGCAGAAGCCGACGGGAGCGGCCTGGCGCTGGGGCATCTTGACCTGGACAACTTTCGTCGGGCCAATGACGCCTTGGGGCATCAGGCGGGTGATCGACTGATCCTGCAAGTGGTTGCACGCATGAATGCCCAATTGGAGGCCGGCGATCAATTGGCCCGCCTGGGCAGTGACGAGTTCGCGCTGTTGATCGATACCCGCCGCGCGCCGAATCGAGCCGAATGGATAGCTGAGCGCATCACCGAAGCCTTGTCCGAGCCTTACTGGATCGACGGTGAAAGCCTGTTGATCGGCTGCAGTCTGGGCATCGCCCATGCCCGAGCGCAGAACGGTGCCGACCCTTTGATGTGGCACGCGCACATCGCCATGCAGCAGGCAAAGGGTACGCAGGGCTGCACTTTTCATGTCTTTAATGAACGTATCAATCGCAATGCACGCAGCCTCGCGGACCTCGAAAGCGAGCTGCGCCGGGCGCTGCGCCGAGATGAGCTGGAACTGCATTATCAGCCGCGCCTGTGTCTGGGCAGCGGCAAGATTTTGGGCCTTGAAGCACTTGTGCGTTGGCGCCACGCCGAGCGGGGCCTTCTACCACCGAGTGAGTTCGTGCCGCTGGCCGAGCAAAGCGGGCTGATTGTGCCGCTGGGTTACTGGGTCATCTCGCGTGCCCTACGCGATATGCAAACCCTGCGCGAGCAGGGCATCCCTGCGCTGCACATGGCTATCAACCTTTCTTTCCGCCAGTTTCAGGACAACCAGCTGCTTGCGACGCTCAGCCGTCTGATCGCTGACCGTGGCATCGATGCGCAATGGTTGGAGTTTGAACTGACTGAAACCGCGGTCATGCGCCGCAGTGATCTGGTGAAACAGACCATGGATGCGCTGGGTCGCCTGGGCGTGCGGTTTTCGCTGGATGATTTTGGCACCGGGTTCTCGTCTTTCGTCCATCTCAACAGCCTGCCGATCACGTTGCTCAAGATCGATAAGAGCTTCGTGGGTGAAATGGAGCAGCGTGAAGAGAACCGCAAGCTGGTCCACGCCATGATAAACCTGGCACACAACCTCAGCCTTGAAGTCGTGGCCGAAGGTGTGGAAACACCCGGACAACTGGCGTTGTTGCGCAGCTTCAACTGCGACCAGGTGCAGGGCTATCTGATCAGCCACCCGCTGCCGTTGCCTGAGTTGATCGGTTACTTGGTGTACGGACAAGGCAAGGCGCAGGCCAAGCAAGCTCTGTAGACGCCAACGTGTTGGTGAAGCGTCTCGCTTTCGCGCAGCACGCCGCGGGGCCGAGAGCCGATCTGCTTTTCCTGGGATCTGATTCTGCCGAAGGCGTGGGAGTCCAGCTTGCTGACGATCTGCCGGGGACCGGCAGTCAATCCTGCATACCCGGTATTTCAGAGGGGCCGATGTGTCAGGTTTCAGGGCCGCTACGCGCTCCGTCGCACCGCCCCCATCATCCTTAGCCCATCACCGCCATGCGTGACGCCTTTTTGCGAAGCAACCTGCCAGCTTTGCGTTCGAACGCATAGGTCAGTGCCACCGCTGAACACAGCAGGCCCAGCGCCAGCCCCCACCAGACACCCACGGCGCCCTGATTGGCCAGAAAACCGAAACCCCACGCAGCGGGTGCGCCGACTATCCAATAGCTCGCGAATCCGATCAAAAACGTGGTCTTGGCGTCCTTGAAACCACGAATAGCGCCCATGGCGATGGTTTGTGTGCCGTCCAGCAATTCAAACCAGGCTGCGATGGCCAGCAGTTTGACGGCCAGTTCCACGGTGTCCTGATACGCCGGGTTGTGGATATCGAGAAACAGGCTGATGACCGCATGCGGCGCAAACCAGAACAAAAACGCAAACCCCAGCATCGCCAGTCCACCGAACGCGATGCCCATGCGTCCGGCGGTGCGGGCCAGCAGCAGATTGCCGGCGCCGTAGTGCAGGCCGATGCGC
The DNA window shown above is from Pseudomonas sp. BSw22131 and carries:
- a CDS encoding putative bifunctional diguanylate cyclase/phosphodiesterase, which codes for MSTPVEPLRLLLLAETPEWSALLRECLAPLGETTVLVCVPDWGSVGDPLDIPHNTVLFTTPLMQPAAGQCKLPVVLLLDAQPDCEPLGVADWLVRDSLDANSMRSCLRHVRERGLLENTLQRLAEQDPLTGIANRQGFQTLLAARLAEADGSGLALGHLDLDNFRRANDALGHQAGDRLILQVVARMNAQLEAGDQLARLGSDEFALLIDTRRAPNRAEWIAERITEALSEPYWIDGESLLIGCSLGIAHARAQNGADPLMWHAHIAMQQAKGTQGCTFHVFNERINRNARSLADLESELRRALRRDELELHYQPRLCLGSGKILGLEALVRWRHAERGLLPPSEFVPLAEQSGLIVPLGYWVISRALRDMQTLREQGIPALHMAINLSFRQFQDNQLLATLSRLIADRGIDAQWLEFELTETAVMRRSDLVKQTMDALGRLGVRFSLDDFGTGFSSFVHLNSLPITLLKIDKSFVGEMEQREENRKLVHAMINLAHNLSLEVVAEGVETPGQLALLRSFNCDQVQGYLISHPLPLPELIGYLVYGQGKAQAKQAL